Proteins encoded by one window of Conger conger chromosome 1, fConCon1.1, whole genome shotgun sequence:
- the LOC133137692 gene encoding free fatty acid receptor 2-like yields the protein MMHSLPTELMLAVYVVTFATGLPANVLAFYAFSRKVRQKPTPIDILLLNLTVSDLVFLAFLPFKMKEAADDMAWDMPYFLCPLSGFLFYTTIYNSTFFLTAVSVERYLGVAFPIWHNLHRRPLYSVVASVFFWVVSSMQLSIVYIMPYYNPNDANVSFPPSRCYENFTRDQLSVLLPVRLELCLVLFCVPFLISSFCYVNFIRILSRLPNISRKRRLRAIGLALGTLLVFAVCFGPYNASHIVGFVTQESPRWRDVALLFSTFNACLDPLIFYFSSSAVRETWQNLLIG from the exons ATGATGCACTCGTTGCCGACGGAGCTGATGCTGGCGGTCTACGTGGTGACGTTCGCCACCGGCCTGCCCGCCAACGTGCTGGCCTTCTACGCCTTCAGCCGCAAGGTGCGGCAGAAGCCCACGCCCATCGACATCCTCCTCCTCAACCTGACCGTGTCGGACCTGGTCTTCCTCGCCTTCCTGCCCTTCAAGATGAAGGAGGCGGCCGACGACATGGCGTGGGACATGCCCTACTTCCTGTGCCCGCTCTCGGGcttcctgttctacaccaccaTCTACAACAGCACCTTCTTCCTGACCGCCGTCAGCGTGGAGCGCTACCTGGGCGTGGCCTTCCCCATCTGGCACAACCTGCACCGCCGGCCGCTGTACTCGGTGGTGGCCAGCGTCTTCTTCTGGGTGGTCTCCTCCATGCAGCTCAGCATCGTCTACATCATGCCCTACTACAACCCCAACGACGCCAACGTCAGCTTCCCGCCGTCCCGCTGCTACGAGAACTTCACCCGCGACCAGCTGAGCGTCCTGCTGCCCGTCCGGCTGGAGCTGTGCCTGGTGCTCTTCTGCGTGCCCTTCCTCATCAGCTCCTTCTGCTACGTCAACTTCATCCGCATCCTGTCGCGCCTGCCCAACATCAGCCGCAAGAGGCGGCTCCGCGCCATCGGCCTGGCCCTGGGGACCCTGCTGGTGTTCGCCGTGTGCTTCGGCCCCTACAACGCCTCGCACATCGTGGGCTTCGTCACGCAGGAGAGCCCCCGGTGGCGGGACGTGGCGCTGCTCTTCAGCACCTTCAACGCCTGCCTGGACCCGCTCATCTTCTACTTCTCCTCCTCGGCCGTGCGGG AAACATGGCAAAACTTACTGATCGGGTAA